From a single Oncorhynchus nerka isolate Pitt River linkage group LG11, Oner_Uvic_2.0, whole genome shotgun sequence genomic region:
- the rnf26 gene encoding LOW QUALITY PROTEIN: E3 ubiquitin-protein ligase RNF26 (The sequence of the model RefSeq protein was modified relative to this genomic sequence to represent the inferred CDS: inserted 2 bases in 1 codon), with amino-acid sequence MGLVNLVFCTIGKCFNFISLLLDLXRLLAACITFVNNLPMLLTNSIVKCWNFTVFCMVTMMDSVTLLAQGTVNMLGRWLHLLGGVLESFKMVCYLSSHVLLRVRDLFHRGLLCGHCLLQQVWEGCGIAVSLVFYLVNTVVNLLLIGTQNVYSVVVSMWEAVSCPLQKAVELTLTLFTFLYSSLVGTSVVLWTPIRLALEFLGSLGHIFASVFLLNIYGLILTVTIVVTATVYMNPELTSLGARRAFGFVNSVPTLHLIQRALHRLYVLERGVWQRLQRQASRLHQTITPVYRNIRLRGDGHARQPEPSDREQGALTDSREGDAAPPAEHAARPRQLMDDLWDLAFPSSSSTDRPLQKLSSGEGCSSSKGPPADNLLTLLKEYEERKKCVICQDSTKTVVLLPCRHLCLCRDCTHILLRQPIYQQNCPLCRHMILNTMDVYL; translated from the exons ATGGGTCTGGTGAACCTAGTCTTTTGCACCATTGGGAAATGTTTCAATTTCATATCTTTACTCCTGGACCT ACGTCTCCTGGCGGCATGTATCACCTTTGTGAATAACCTACCCATGTTACTGACCAACTCAATTGTGAAGTGCTGGAACTTCACTGTGTTCTGCATGGTCACCATGATGGACAGCGTAACACTTTTGGCCCAGGGCACAGTCAACATGTTGGGGCGCTGGCTGCACCTCTTGGGGGGTGTTCTGGAGAGTTTCAAAATGGTGTGCTACTTGTCCTCACATGTTCTCCTGCGTGTCAGGGATCTGTTCCACCGTGGGCTGCTGTGTGGCCACTGCTTGCTGCAGCAGGTGTGGGAGGGCTGTGGCATTGCGGTCAGCCTGGTGTTCTACCTGGTCAACACGGTGGTCAACCTGCTGCTCATCGGGACACAGAACGTCTACTCTGTTGTAGTCAGCATGTGGGAGGCAGTCTCCTGCCCCCTGCAGAAGGCTGTGGAGCTCACCCTCACACTCTTCACCTTTCTGTACAGCAGCCTGGTTGGCACCTCAGTCGTTCTCTGGACTCCCATCAGGCTGGCCCTGGAGTTCCTGGGCTCGCTCGGACACATCTTCGCCAGCGTCTTCCTCCTGAACATCTATGGCCTCATTCTCACAGTGACCATTGTTGTCACCGCCACAGTCTATATGAACCCTGAGCTGACCAGTCTTGGAGCCCGGCGCGCCTTCGGTTTTGTCAACTCTGTCCCCACCCTGCATCTCATACAGAGGGCGCTCCATCGACTCTACGTGCTGGAGAGGGGCGTGTGGCAGAGGCTTCAGCGGCAGGCCAGCCGCCTACACCAAACGATAACACCAGTCTACAGGAACATCAGACTGAGGGGTGACGGCCACGCCAGGCAACCTGAGCCCAGTGACAGAGAACAGGGGGCTCTTACGGACAGTAGGGAAGGAGACGCAGCACCACCCGCTGAACATGCTGCCCGGCCACGCCAGCTAATGGATGACCTGTGGGACCTAGCATTCCCCAGCTCCAGCAGCACAGACAGGCCTTTACAGAAACTCTCATCGGGGGAGGGGTGCTCCAGCTCCAAGGGTCCCCCGGCCGACAACCTACTGACTCTGCTCAAGGAGTATGAGGAGAGGAAGAAGTGCGTCATCTGCCAGGACAGCACCAAGACAGTGGTGCTGCTGCCCTGCCGCCACCTGTGTCTGTGTCGGGACTGTACTCACATACTGCTGCGCCAGCCCATCTACCAGCAGAACTGTCCGCTCTGCCGCCATATGATCCTTAATACCATGGATGTGTATCTCTGA